The following proteins come from a genomic window of Triticum aestivum cultivar Chinese Spring chromosome 6A, IWGSC CS RefSeq v2.1, whole genome shotgun sequence:
- the LOC123129820 gene encoding uncharacterized protein produces the protein MAQPETALSPHSLSFFLPRLSQKKYILSASSPHPVSSTAAADQSRHAPPPFCTPTAAATAGTSLFQVAAARGRRPRAGAILSFTSAAAAAPSSSSQGSQRKEEHRLDWCYLLDEDNRHIFLHELHPLLAQAQQTTTTGSSNNACVVACGAAAAKDHLFKGSQDQPGLVTIAMEEILQFAASISGAVKVSSYLVVQDTHIFDLLEPKEQEVLVLDDAQGKTHLKGLSKVHVKSIEDFLQLGCFDGNQDKQQPAKPFSTQQRPTKASSTQLPTKGHQGLISSSDQDGKERAVAKINFLSLTDYVDPKQKTGSALSSNKTMYTLMNVVQALNSNQNFVPYRQSKVTRILQDSLCKTSGAVVIACLEEVSCQDTISTLSLAARSSQAANEQCRRSVSVTSFKRAGVNSSAVAKSSSRPILSSMHQPNPVAGKQDLPQWNVGVVKAIDNKRLTPRVFRAMSSKLLPPAALPIPSMATTTTLATAAAGTTTISSLGQDQLLEIFLRLPSLPALVRAALTCRSWLGAVRSSRSFRSLFRALHPAPLVGIFLEINEGSVRSFAPFCRSDPDVNAALRRGDFFLTSLPAEDDDDEHASCWSIMDCRDGYILRWNMVSVAVVNPMTWAVDIIPVPEDAWEVSDRKFTLCFHLQFSENPWPFHVVCVCTQVSRVRAAIFSSETRDWDVHSWMEIGGEFNMQDSVTTLLGGSIYQSLCGEGRAIRINRATMEVSSLYLPSLATDGDSMVGDTEDGKLCMVYASTDDLLHVWIRSGDGDGIESWVLQDIISLRAEIDEEWQDQVRIVEVRSGRVYFSMTCTRAFTEDSWFFYLSIKTMKIEFLMQGMSHDNAYPYTMAWPPCLIGDDRSTEHEVRGCLLKSSNPTKLTEQVQALQRDKEILKASLNKAEEDVRLLKTSLNKAEEDVKLLFEENRALDEANKRLLCLLEKEQKHRSETKQHSATNPTKKCKSSSPVGLAIDFNSADASRQPLQPNSPDCRVQKK, from the exons atgGCTCAGCCCGAGACGGCCCTCTCTCCTCACTCTCTCTCATTCTTTCTGCCtcgattgtctcaaaaaaaatatATTCTTTCTGCCTCGAGCCCTCACCCTGTctccagcaccgccgccgccgaccaatcCCGGCACGCTCCGCCGCCTTTCTGCACACCCACAGCTGCGGCCACCGCTGGGACTTCGTTGTTCCAGGTCGCCGCCGCGCGTGGCCGTCGTCCCCGCGCCGGCGCGATCCTCTCCTTCACctccgcggccgcggccgcccCGTCGTCTTCGTCCCAAGG GAGCCAGCGCAAGGAGGAGCACAGGCTGGACTGGTGCTACCTGCTGGACGAGGACAACCGCCACATCTTCCTCCACGAGCTACACCCCCTCCTCGCCCAGGCCCAGCAGACCACCACCACCGGCAGCAGCAACAATGCCTGTGTCGTCGCgtgcggcgccgccgccgccaaggaccACCTCTTCAAG GGGTCGCAGGACCAGCCGGGCCTGGTCACCATCGCAATGGAGGAGATCCTCCAGTTCGCTGCATCCATCAGCGGTGCCGTCAAGGTCTCATCCTACCTGGTGGTCCAGGACACCCACATCTTTGATCTGCTGGAGCCCAAGGAGCAAGAGGTTCTGGTGCTGGATGATGCCCAGGGGAAGACCCATCTCAAGGGCCTGTCCAAG GTTCATGTGAAGTCAATTGAGGATTTTTTGCAGTTGGGTTGTTTTGATGGAAACCAGGACAAGCAGCAACCCGCTAAACCTTTTTCTACCCAGCAGCGACCAACTAAAGCTTCTTCTACCCAGCTACCCACCAAGGGGCATCAAGGGCTCATATCTAGCTCTGATCAGGACGGCAAAGAACGTGCTGTGGCCAAGATTAACTTTCTCAGCCTCACAG ACTATGTAGATCCCAAGCAGAAAACTGGCAGTGCTCTGTCGAGCAACAAGACCATGTACACCTTGATGAATGTCGTGCAAGCGCTCAACAGCAACCAGAACTTTGTGCCCTATAGGCAGAGCAAAGTTACTCGTATTTTGCAGGATTCTTTGTGCAAGACGAGCGGGGCTGTGGTGATCGCCTGCTTG GAAGAAGTTTCCTGCCAAGATACAATCTCTACTCTTAGCTTGGCCGCACGCTCTAGTCAAGCGGCTAATGAGCAATGCCGCAGATCCGTAAGTGTTACAAGTTTCAAAAGAGCAGGTGTTAACTCATCTGCAGTTGCTAAAAGCTCCTCAAGGCCAATTCTTTCTTCTATGCACCAACCAAATCCCGTGGCAGGGAAGCAGGATCTGCCCCAATGGAATGTGGGCGTAGTAAAAGCAATTGACAATAAGAG GTTAACACCTAGAGTCTTTCGAGCAATGAGCAGCAaactgctgccgccggcggctctGCCAATCCCCTCCATGGCCACTACCACCACCCTTGctaccgccgccgccggaaccaCCACCATATCCTCGCTCGGCCAAGATCAACTCCTCGAGATCTTCCTCCGCCTGCCGAGCTTGCCGGCCCTCGTCCGCGCCGCGCTCACTTGCCGCTCGTGGCTCGGCGCCGTCCGCTCCTCCCGGTCCTTCCGCAGCCTCTTCCGCGCCCTCCACCCGGCGCCCCTCGTCGGGATCTTCCTCGAAATCAACGAGGGCAGCGTCCGCTCCTTTGCCCCCTTCTGCCGCTCAGATCCCGACGTCAACGCCGCACTCCGCCGCGGCGActtcttcctcacctccctccctgcggaggacgacgacgacgagcaCGCGTCCTGCTGGAGCATCATGGACTGCCGCGACGGTTACATCCTCCGGTGGAACATGGTGTCCGTCGCTGTCGTGAACCCCATGACCTGGGCCGTGGACATCATCCCGGTGCCCGAGGATGCTTGGGAAGTGAGTGACCGTAAGTTCACCCTTTGTTTCCATCTGCAGTTTTCAGAGAACCCCTGGCCGTTCCACGTGGTCTGTGTGTGCACGCAAGTGTCTAGGGTTCGTGCCGCCATCTTCTCGTCGGAAACGAGGGATTGGGACGTCCACTCCTGGATGGAAATCGGTGGTGAATTCAACATGCAAGACAGTGTTACCACTCTGCTGGGTGGTTCTATTTATCAGTCTCTCTGTGGCGAAGGACGCGCGATCAGGATAAACAGAGCCACCATGGAAGTCTCCTCTCTGTATCTACCCTCGCTGGCAACGGACGGTGATTCCATGGTTGGGGATACCGAGGATGGAAAGCTCTGCATGGTCTATGCATCAACTGATGATCTTCTCCATGTTTGGATCCGCAGCGGGGACGGCGATGGGATTGAGAGCTGGGTGCTGCAGGACATAATCTCTTTGAGGGCAGAAATTGATGAGGAGTGGCAGGACCAAGTCAGAATTGTGGAAGTCAGGTCTGGACGCGTGTACTTCTCCATGACGTGCACACGTGCTTTCACAGAGGACAGCTGGTTCTTCTACCTTTCAATTAAGACCATGAAGATTGAGTTCCTGATGCAAGGCATGTCTCATGACAATGCATATCCATATACTATGGCTTGGCCTCCTTGTTTGATTGGTGATGACAGGAGCACTGAACATGAAGTCCGCGGTTGTTTGCTGAAGTCCAGCAACCCCACCAAG CTTACTGAACAAGTGCAAGCCCTGCAGAGGGACAAGGAGATACTCAAGGCCAGTCTAAACAAAGCAGAGGAGGACGTAAGATTACTCAAGACCAGTCTAAACAAAGCAGAGGAGGAC GTTAAGTTGCTATTCGAGGAGAACAGAGCTCTTGACGAAGCCAACAAGAGGCTGCTGTGCTTGCTGGAGAAGGAGCAGAAACATCGGTCTGAAACAAAGCAGCACTCTGCCACTAATCCCACCAAG AAGTGCAAGTCGTCGAGCCCCGTCGGGCTGGCCATCGATTTCAACAGTGCGGATGCGTCGAGGCAGCCCTTGCAGCCAAACTCTCCAGACTGCAGGGTGCAGAAGAAGTGA